In Chaetodon trifascialis isolate fChaTrf1 chromosome 6, fChaTrf1.hap1, whole genome shotgun sequence, one DNA window encodes the following:
- the bmp3 gene encoding bone morphogenetic protein 3 — protein MVCLFGDRDHFWKRARFSTTRPVNFFCCYLRFGSGMALYSRAVVVLLYGWSYLCVGYCAMLKTDNLPERRKVDFTHSLNKKHPAKDDQDLLLQDTMTEHMQMLYAKYNRAGFPFKDGNTVRSFKAHWGTINKNQLQIFNLTSLTKSEDVLSATLHYYIGDLQNSTQGCSRSKSCGRHGPRRHSHIHMVIWSFASVDNKMRTLGHFRINVSTLYRDFISWQWKDITRVVNQAKNHDELLIGIDVASQGPQPWRKLLSDRSPYILVYANDSAISEPESVVATLQRHHPVGGEGSLSHSFHKLGLRERNNTEQEQPQPRHKRSVNVLLPLQNNELPGPEYPYETTGWDETSPYEPFENKQARRPRKKTRKNQRHKMPLLQFDEQTIKKARKKQWNEPRNCARRYLKVDFADIGWSEWIISPKSFDAYYCSGSCQFPMPKALKPSNHATIQSIVRAVGVVPGIPEPCCVPEKMSSLSILFFDEDKNVVLKVYPNMTVDSCACR, from the exons ATGGTATGTCTTTTTGGAGATAGGGACCACTTTTGGAAACGTGCTAGGTTTTCTACAACTAGGCCTGTTAATTTTTTCTGCTGCTACCTCCGCTTTGGCTCAGGCATGGCTCTCTACTCTCGGGCTGTGGTCGTGCTGCTTTACGGATGGAGTTATCTATGCGTTGGATACTGCGCGATGCTGAAAACAGACAATTTGCCCGAGAGACGAAAGGTGGATTTTACGCATTCGTTGAATAAAAAGCACCCCGCGAAAGACGACCAGGATCTGCTTTTACAGGATACAATGACGGAACACATGCAGATGCTTTACGCCAAGTACAACCGAGCTGGATTTCCCTTCAAGGACGGCAACACTGTCCGCAGTTTCAAAGCGCACTGGG GTACAATAAACAAGAATCAGCTGCAGATTTTCAACCTCACCTCACTCACCAAGTCAGAAGACGTTCTCTCAGCCACTCTTCATTATTACATCGGAGACCTTCAGAACAGCACTCAGGGCTGCTCCAGGTCCAAAAGCTGTGGCCGCCATGGCCCCCGGAGGCACAGCCACATCCACATGGTTATCTGGAGTTTCGCCTCTGTGGATAACAAGATGAGAACTCTCGGACACTTTCGGATCAATGTGTCCACTCTGTACAGGGACTTCATATCTTGGCAGTGGAAGGACATAACTCGTGTGGTCAACCAGGCCAAAAACCATGACGAGCTGCTTATTGGGATTGATGTGGCTTCACAAGGGCCCCAGCCGTGGAGGAAGCTCCTGTCAGACCGCTCACCCTACATCCTGGTCTACGCCAATGACTCGGCCATTTCAGAACCTGAAAGTGTGGTAGCCACCCTCCAGAGACATCACCCGGTGGGAGGAGAAGGCTCCCTGTCGCACAGCTTCCATAAACTGGGACTGCGTGAGCGAAACAATACTGAGCAAGAACAGCCACAACCCAGACACAAACGCTCGGTGAACGTTCTGCTCCCCTTGCAAAACAATGAGCTTCCAGGGCCCGAGTATCCATATGAGACCACCGGGTGGGATGAGACGAGTCCATACGAACCTTTTGAAAACAAGCAGGCCCGTCGGCCACGTAAAAAGACGCGCAAGAATCAACGGCACAAGATGCCCCTCCTGCAGTTCGATGAGCAGACGATTAAAAAGGCGCGGAAGAAGCAATGGAATGAGCCCAGGAACTGCGCGCGGAGATACCTGAAAGTGGACTTTGCCGACATCGGTTGGAGTGAATGGATTATATCACCTAAGTCGTTTGATGCCTACTACTGCTCAGGGTCCTGCCAGTTCCCCATGCCAAAG GCTCTGAAGCCCTCTAACCACGCCACCATCCAGAGCATAGTACGGGCAGTGGGCGTCGTCCCAGGCATCCCCGAGCCGTGCTGTGTCCCAGAGAAGATGTCTTCCCTCAGCATCCTCTTCTTTGATGAGGACAAGAATGTGGTGCTGAAAGTTTACCCCAACATGACTGTAGATTCTTGCGCCTGTagatag